A stretch of the Neodiprion lecontei isolate iyNeoLeco1 chromosome 4, iyNeoLeco1.1, whole genome shotgun sequence genome encodes the following:
- the LOC107225179 gene encoding V-type proton ATPase 116 kDa subunit a1 isoform X5, giving the protein MTRALISDDNIARQSTLGPVQLGFVAGVILRERIPAFERMLWRACRGNVFLRQAEIESPLEDPSSSDQVYKSVFIIFFQGDQLKTRVKKICEGFRATLYPCPEAPADRRQMAMGVTTRIEDLNTVLGQTQDHRHRVLVAAAKNIKNWFVKVRKIKAIYHTLNLFNLDVTQKCLIAECWVPVLDIETIQLALRRGTERSGSSVPPILNRMQTFEDPPTYNRTNKFTKGFQALIDAYGVASYREMNPAPYTIITFPFLFAVMFGDSGHGLLMFLFAGWMVLKEKPLAAQKSDNEIWNIFFAGRYIVFLMGLFSIYTGLIYNDVFSKSLNIFGSYWSSNYNISTLQHSSVLQLNPNSTDFNQTPYPFGMDPVWQLAENKIIFFNSYKMKISIIIGIIHMLFGVSVGLWNYLYFKKIENIFALFIPQVIFLVFLFLYMVILMFIKWVKYGPASDIKYSSYCAPSVLITFINMILFKDTPQVKGCDEWMYAGQGVLQKLLVIIALLCVPWMLIVKPVMIMRSNKRQHYQLNNHGTENGDVEGAPGAAAANPPAPQGGHGEEEEEMSEVWIHQGIHTIEYVLGSVSHTASYLRLWALSLAHAQLSEVLWDMVLRRGLAQEGYVGGIILWAAFAVWAVLTVGILVLMEGLSAFLHTLRLHWVEFQSKFYTGLGYSFTPFSFEIILDTAQATTED; this is encoded by the exons ATGACACGTGCACTGATTAGTGACGATAATATCGCCCGCCAGTCTACCCTCGGTCCTGTACAGCTGGG TTTCGTCGCTGGAGTTATTCTCAGAGAACGCATACCAGCGTTTGAACGCATGTTGTGGCGTGCTTGTCGTGGAAATGTTTTCTTACGTCAGGCTGAAATTGAGAGCCCACTCGAAGATCCATCATCA AGCGACCAAGTGTACAAGTCGGTTTTCATCATATTCTTCCAAGGTGACCAGCTGAAAACTCGTGTCAAGAAAATATGCGAAGGTTTCCGCGCCACTCTTTATCCTTGCCCTGAGGCTCCGGCAGACCGCCGTCAAATGGCAATGGGTGTTACAACACGTATCGAAGATTTGAACACG gtTCTCGGCCAAACGCAAGATCATCGACACCGAGTCTTGGTAGCTGCGGCTAAGAATATAAAGAATTGGTTTGTAAAAGTGCGAAAGATCAAAGCCATTTACCATACTCTCAACTTGTTCAACTTGGATGTTACCCAAAAGTGTTTAATAGCCGAGTGCTGGGTTCCGGTATTGGATATCGAGACTATTCAACTAGCTTTGCGTCGTGGAACT gaACGCAGCGGAAGTTCCGTACCACCGATTTTGAATCGTATGCAGACGTTCGAGGACCCGCCGACGTACAATCGAACAAACAAATTCACAAAGGGTTTCCAGGCATTGATCGATGCATACGGTGTTGCCTCATACAGAGAAATGAATCCTGCCCCTTACACTATAATCACTTTCCCATTCTTATTCGCTGTCATGTTTGGCGACTCTGGCCACGGACTTCTCATGTTTCTATTTGCCGGTTGGATGGTACTGAAGGAAAAGCCTCTCGCGGCTCAAAAATCTGACAATGAAATCTGGAATATATTCTTTGCTGGTCGTTACATTGTCTTCCTTATGGGCTTGTTTTCTATCTATACGGGGCTAATTTACAACGATGTCTTCTCGAAATCTTTGAACATATTCGGATCATACTGGTCCTCCAATTACAATATCAGTACGCTTCAACATAGCTCGGTGTTGCAATTAAATCCGAACAGTACAGATTTCAACCAGACTCCTTATCCATTTGGGATGGATCCAGTCTGGCAGTTGGCTGAAAacaaaatcatatttttcaactccTACAAAATGAAGATCTCTATAATCATCGGTATCATTCACATGTTATTCGGTGTTTCCGTCGGGCTGTGGAATTACCTTtacttcaaaaaaattgaaaacatctTCGCCCTCTTTATACCCCAAGTTATTTTTCTGGTTTTCCTTTTCCTGTACATGGTCATTCTTATGTTCATCAAGTGGGTAAAATACGGACCTGCATCCG ATATCAAATACTCGTCGTATTGCGCTCCCTCGGTACTCATCACTTTCATTAACATGATTCTCTTCAAAGATACGCCACAAGTGAAAGGCTGCGATGAATGGATGTATGCTGGACAAGGCGTTCTGCAAAAACTTTTAGTCATTATTGCGCTCCTCTGCGTTCCCTGGATGCTGATAGTTAAACCAGTTATGATCATGCGCAGCAACAAGAGGCAGCACTATCAg TTGAACAATCATGGAACTGAAAATGGCGATGTGGAAGGGGCGCCCGGAGCTGCAGCGGCAAATCCCCCTGCCCCTCAAGGCGGACacggcgaagaagaagaagaaatgtCAGAGGTATGGATTCATCAGGGAATCCACACCATTGAATACGTCCTTGGCAGTGTGTCTCACACTGCTTCCTACCTTCGACTCTGGGCTTTGTCACTCGCCCATGCAC AACTGTCTGAAGTACTTTGGGACATGGTGTTACGAAGGGGATTAGCACAAGAAGGGTACGTAGGTGGTATAATATTGTGGGCAGCGTTTGCCGTTTGGGCAGTTCTGACCGTCGGTATCCTAGTTTTGATGGAAGGGTTATCTGCTTTTCTCCACACGTTGCGTCTTCACTG GGTGGAGTTCCAGAGCAAATTCTACACTGGTCTTGGATATAGTTTTACACCGttttcgtttgaaataatattagaTACTGCACAAGCAACAACAGAAGATTAA